From a single Jatrophihabitans sp. genomic region:
- the rfbD gene encoding dTDP-4-dehydrorhamnose reductase codes for MSGGQRSRWLVTGAHGQLGSDLRRVLAAAGVESEQLLALGSDELDITSSAAVQAVFRDFQPQLVVNAAAYTAVDQAESEEDRAFAVNAGGPALLAAAAARAGARLLQVSTDYVFAGEADQPYGVDAEPAPRSAYGRTKLAGELAVRELAPEHGYVVRTAWVYGATGSNFVKTMARLEQTRDTVEVVDDQRGSPTWSADLARGLVELAGSAARPGVYHCTGSGETSWYGLARAVFEELGADPDRVLPTTTDKFPRPAPRPAYSVLSDHAWRDAGLSTMPHWRAALRRAFAEDRPAYLPAS; via the coding sequence GTGAGCGGCGGGCAGCGATCCCGCTGGCTGGTCACCGGCGCTCATGGCCAGCTCGGCAGCGATCTGCGCCGGGTGCTGGCCGCCGCCGGCGTCGAGTCCGAGCAGCTGCTGGCACTGGGCTCCGACGAACTCGACATCACCAGCTCGGCGGCGGTGCAGGCGGTGTTCAGGGACTTCCAACCGCAGCTGGTGGTCAACGCCGCCGCGTACACGGCCGTCGACCAGGCCGAGAGCGAGGAGGACCGAGCCTTCGCCGTCAACGCCGGCGGCCCGGCGCTGCTGGCCGCCGCCGCCGCCCGCGCTGGGGCCCGGCTGCTGCAGGTCTCCACCGACTACGTCTTCGCAGGCGAGGCCGACCAGCCCTACGGCGTGGACGCCGAGCCCGCTCCGCGATCGGCGTACGGGCGCACCAAGCTGGCCGGCGAGCTGGCCGTCCGCGAGCTGGCTCCCGAGCACGGCTACGTCGTGCGCACCGCCTGGGTGTACGGCGCCACCGGCTCGAACTTCGTCAAGACGATGGCCCGCCTGGAGCAGACCCGCGACACCGTCGAGGTCGTCGATGACCAGCGTGGCTCACCCACCTGGTCGGCCGATCTGGCCCGGGGGCTCGTCGAGCTGGCCGGCAGCGCGGCCCGTCCGGGCGTCTATCACTGCACGGGATCGGGTGAGACCAGCTGGTACGGCCTGGCCCGGGCGGTCTTCGAGGAGCTGGGCGCCGATCCGGACCGGGTGCTGCCCACCACCACCGACAAGTTCCCGCGGCCGGCGCCGCGGCCGGCGTACTCGGTGCTGTCAGACCACGCGTGGCGCGACGCGGGCCTGAGCACGATGCCGCACTGGCGGGCGGCGCTGCGGCGCGCTTTCGCCGAGGACCGCCCCGCCTACCTGCCGGCGAGCTGA